In one Bacteroides intestinalis DSM 17393 genomic region, the following are encoded:
- a CDS encoding helix-turn-helix domain-containing protein: MIIVNLDIMMARRKISLGELAEKVDITPANLSILKTGKAKAIRFSTLEAICKILDCQPGDILEYQEGDE; encoded by the coding sequence ATGATTATAGTAAACCTTGATATAATGATGGCTCGGCGAAAGATATCTTTAGGAGAGCTGGCCGAAAAGGTGGATATTACACCCGCTAATTTATCTATTCTGAAAACGGGAAAAGCGAAAGCTATCCGTTTTTCTACACTGGAGGCTATTTGTAAAATTCTGGATTGCCAACCGGGAGATATTCTGGAATATCAGGAAGGAGACGAATAA
- a CDS encoding 6-bladed beta-propeller: MKHIYCIIILLIFFYSCQSKSKKEYGLSQIENIVTENLQTIVVEVEDFDFEKLGNFLETTSYIQLAAEPLLTSIQEVQIKNEKIYVHDRLSRIICYDMQGNVIYIIDAKGAGPGEYTNVNAFVVNEQNRELVIFDNFRQSLFYYDADNGAYIKMQKLGKPDPTAMASLRGVYYYDNRYHNNYANDTTLYYSLLISKDGTRMGQRYFPHNEAESSYHFTPGQPFSYNDSVLYYCKAFDSVVYELSPEGLKALYEIELPNPLPFSKIEDKADEWNLMKSEYSIGLEKICRCNDLLYFQFSKDGFLQLGLYDLAQKKQIYCGKRLTDKVGKSVPVFRLIDGVYKGKFWGIITPETVDYALSEEPNKDYPDIIRNYNPDTDNPIIAFYNVAK, from the coding sequence ATGAAACATATCTATTGTATTATAATACTCCTTATTTTCTTTTATTCCTGCCAAAGCAAGAGTAAAAAAGAATATGGATTGTCTCAAATAGAGAATATCGTTACAGAGAATCTGCAAACTATAGTGGTGGAAGTAGAAGATTTTGATTTTGAGAAATTAGGAAATTTTCTTGAGACCACTTCTTATATTCAACTGGCTGCTGAACCGTTACTTACCTCCATACAGGAAGTGCAAATTAAAAACGAGAAAATTTACGTGCATGATAGACTTTCCAGAATTATCTGTTATGATATGCAAGGCAATGTTATTTATATAATAGATGCTAAAGGAGCCGGTCCTGGTGAATATACGAATGTTAATGCTTTTGTTGTCAATGAGCAAAATAGAGAATTAGTCATATTTGATAATTTCAGGCAATCTCTTTTTTATTATGATGCAGATAATGGAGCATATATTAAAATGCAAAAGCTTGGGAAACCTGATCCTACAGCAATGGCTTCATTGAGAGGAGTTTATTATTATGATAATAGATATCATAATAATTATGCGAATGATACGACTCTTTATTATTCCTTATTGATATCGAAAGATGGTACTCGTATGGGGCAACGTTATTTTCCGCATAATGAAGCAGAGTCTTCTTATCATTTTACTCCGGGGCAACCATTTAGTTATAATGATTCAGTATTGTATTATTGCAAAGCCTTTGATTCGGTGGTCTATGAATTAAGTCCGGAGGGCTTGAAAGCTCTGTATGAGATAGAATTGCCTAATCCTTTGCCCTTTTCTAAAATAGAGGATAAAGCGGATGAGTGGAACTTAATGAAATCGGAGTATTCTATAGGATTAGAGAAAATATGCAGGTGTAATGATCTTCTTTATTTTCAATTTTCTAAAGATGGCTTCTTACAGTTAGGGCTCTATGATTTAGCTCAGAAAAAACAAATCTATTGTGGTAAAAGGTTAACGGATAAAGTTGGTAAGTCAGTCCCTGTTTTTCGCTTAATTGATGGGGTATATAAGGGTAAATTTTGGGGGATTATCACTCCTGAAACTGTTGATTATGCCTTGTCGGAAGAACCGAATAAGGACTATCCTGATATAATTCGTAATTATAATCCCGATACAGATAACCCGATTATCGCGTTCTATAATGTGGCTAAATGA
- a CDS encoding HAD family hydrolase — protein MKEKGIKNLIIDFGGVLIDLDRQRCIENFAKLGMPNVEAMLDVCHQQGFFLQHEKGLITSAEFRNEIREQIGKIVTDARIDAAWNSFLGGIPTYKLDLLLKLREKYVVYLLSNTNEIHWKWSCKHAFHYKAFRVEDYFEKIFLSYEMKMVKPDVAIFEKLLEETGIDPRETFFIDDSAENCRVAETLGISTYTPKACEDWSHLFN, from the coding sequence ATGAAAGAAAAAGGAATTAAAAACCTTATTATTGATTTTGGCGGTGTGTTGATCGACTTGGACCGTCAGCGTTGTATCGAGAATTTTGCAAAGTTAGGCATGCCTAATGTAGAGGCTATGCTTGATGTTTGTCATCAGCAAGGTTTCTTCTTGCAGCATGAAAAAGGATTGATTACCAGTGCGGAGTTCCGGAATGAGATCCGCGAGCAAATAGGGAAGATTGTGACCGATGCCCGTATAGATGCTGCCTGGAATAGTTTTTTGGGAGGTATTCCTACCTATAAATTGGATTTGTTGTTGAAACTGCGTGAGAAATATGTGGTCTATCTGTTGAGCAACACCAATGAAATTCACTGGAAGTGGTCGTGTAAGCATGCTTTCCACTACAAGGCTTTCCGGGTAGAAGATTATTTTGAGAAGATTTTCCTTTCTTATGAAATGAAGATGGTAAAGCCGGACGTTGCTATTTTTGAGAAACTGTTGGAAGAAACAGGCATAGATCCGAGAGAGACTTTCTTTATAGATGATTCTGCCGAGAATTGCCGTGTGGCGGAAACATTGGGTATTTCTACCTATACGCCGAAAGCATGTGAAGACTGGAGCCATTTATTCAATTGA
- a CDS encoding bifunctional riboflavin kinase/FAD synthetase, with product MQLLRNIPEVLPQPCVATIGFFDGVHRGHRYLIEQVREAAVACGFASGVVTFPVHPRKVVQPEYRPELLTTYEEKVSLLAETGLDYCMMLDFTPEIAILSAREFMLFLRNHYNIRALVIGYDHRFGHNRSEGFDDYVRYGQELGIKVILARAYINKETTVSSSVIRQLLLEGNVSEAADCLGYDYFLNGSVVSGYRVGRKIGFPTANLRVDDPDKLVPSDGVYAVRVIVAGQTYGGMLSIGYRPTMANGTDRSIEVNIFNFHSDIYEQHIRLFFVRYLRSELKFDSIDELIAQLHKDAENASRYL from the coding sequence GTGCAGTTGCTTCGTAACATACCGGAAGTGCTTCCTCAGCCTTGTGTTGCTACCATAGGCTTTTTTGACGGAGTGCATCGAGGACATCGCTACCTGATAGAACAGGTGCGTGAAGCAGCTGTTGCATGCGGTTTTGCTTCGGGGGTGGTGACTTTTCCGGTGCATCCGCGCAAAGTTGTGCAGCCGGAGTATCGCCCCGAACTACTGACTACATATGAAGAAAAGGTTTCCTTACTTGCTGAAACCGGTTTGGATTACTGCATGATGCTTGATTTTACTCCTGAAATTGCTATATTGTCGGCACGGGAGTTTATGCTTTTCCTTCGTAATCATTATAACATACGTGCTCTTGTCATAGGCTACGACCATCGTTTCGGACACAACCGTAGCGAAGGGTTTGATGACTATGTGCGCTATGGACAGGAATTGGGGATAAAAGTTATTCTTGCGCGTGCATATATAAATAAGGAGACTACGGTAAGTTCCTCTGTCATCCGCCAACTGTTATTGGAAGGTAATGTTTCGGAAGCGGCCGATTGTCTGGGTTATGATTACTTTTTGAATGGCTCGGTGGTAAGCGGTTATCGCGTCGGACGTAAAATAGGTTTCCCCACCGCAAATCTTCGGGTGGATGATCCTGATAAATTGGTTCCTTCCGATGGGGTATATGCTGTCCGTGTCATTGTTGCGGGGCAGACTTATGGCGGTATGCTTAGTATCGGCTACCGTCCTACAATGGCTAATGGCACCGACCGTAGCATTGAAGTGAATATCTTTAATTTCCATTCGGACATTTACGAACAGCATATTCGCCTTTTTTTTGTCCGCTACCTGCGCTCCGAATTGAAGTTCGATTCCATAGACGAACTAATTGCTCAGCTCCATAAGGATGCTGAAAATGCTTCCCGCTATCTTTAA
- a CDS encoding calcium-translocating P-type ATPase, PMCA-type: protein MTAMKDDFYHGGLTDDEVRKSREKYGVNLLTPPKRPSLWKLYLEKFEDPVVRVLLVAALFSLIISIVENEYAETIGIIAAILLATGIGFFFEYDANKKFDLLNAVNEETLVKVIRNGRVQEIPRKDVVVGDIIVLETGEEIPADGELLEAISLQINESNLTGEPVVSKTTVEADFDEEATYASNRVLRGTTVVDGHGTMRVLSVGDDTEIGKVARQSTEQSTEPTPLNIQLTKLANLIGKIGFSVAGLAFAIFFIKDVILVYPFSTFHTFADWLPALKATLQYFMMAVTLIVVAVPEGLPMSVTLSLALNMRRMLSTNNLVRKMHACETMGAITVICTDKTGTLTQNLMQVYEPSFYGLKNGGEVGEDDISKLVVEGISTNSTAFLEEIAEGEKPKGVGNPTEVALLLWLNSRNRDYLELRENAPVVDQLTFSTERKFMATLVKSPLMGKKVLYVKGAPEIVLGKCKDVILDGKRVDAVEYRSTVEKQLLGYQNMAMRTLGFAFKIVEDTDTRDCVELVADHDLSFLGVVAISDPIRQDVPAAVSKCQSAGIDIKIVTGDTPGTATEIARQIGLWKPEDTERNRITGAAFAELADEEALDRVMDLKIMSRARPTDKQRLVQLLQQKGAVVAVTGDGTNDAPALNHAQVGLSMGTGTSVAKEASDITLLDDSFNSIGTAVMWGRSLYKNIQRFIVFQLTINFVALLIVLLGSLIGTELPLTVTQMLWVNLIMDTFAALALASIPPSESVMQEKPRSSNDFIISKAMRSYILGVGGAFLIILMGMLYWFNHAEGGMTPERLTIFFTFFVMLQFWNLFNARVFGTTDSAFKGISKSYGMELIVLAILIGQFLIVQFGGAVFRTVPLDLVTWVIIIASTSLVLWVGEAIRFIRRLTQK, encoded by the coding sequence ATGACTGCAATGAAGGATGATTTTTATCATGGCGGACTTACTGACGACGAAGTAAGAAAAAGCCGCGAGAAGTACGGAGTCAATCTGTTAACGCCTCCCAAGCGTCCCTCCCTATGGAAGTTATATCTTGAAAAGTTTGAAGACCCTGTTGTCAGGGTGCTTTTAGTTGCTGCACTATTTTCTTTGATCATCTCGATCGTAGAGAATGAATATGCCGAAACAATCGGTATTATTGCCGCCATATTGCTGGCTACCGGAATCGGCTTCTTCTTTGAATATGATGCTAATAAAAAATTTGATTTGCTGAATGCGGTCAATGAGGAAACTTTGGTGAAAGTTATCCGTAATGGTCGCGTGCAGGAGATTCCCCGGAAAGATGTGGTAGTAGGAGATATTATCGTTCTGGAAACAGGAGAAGAAATTCCTGCTGACGGTGAACTGCTGGAAGCTATTTCTTTGCAAATCAATGAATCCAATCTGACTGGTGAACCTGTAGTTAGTAAAACGACTGTAGAAGCAGATTTTGATGAAGAAGCTACATATGCTTCCAATCGTGTGTTGCGTGGTACTACGGTTGTAGACGGTCATGGAACAATGCGGGTGCTTAGTGTGGGGGATGATACGGAAATCGGAAAGGTAGCCCGGCAGAGTACGGAACAGAGTACGGAGCCTACTCCGCTGAACATACAGCTTACCAAGCTTGCCAATCTGATTGGTAAGATCGGTTTCTCGGTAGCCGGATTGGCATTTGCCATTTTCTTTATTAAAGATGTAATACTGGTATATCCTTTCTCTACTTTCCATACTTTTGCAGACTGGCTTCCGGCATTGAAAGCTACCTTGCAATACTTTATGATGGCAGTAACCCTGATTGTGGTTGCAGTGCCCGAAGGGTTGCCGATGAGTGTGACATTGAGTCTGGCATTGAATATGCGCCGTATGCTTTCTACCAACAATCTGGTTCGGAAAATGCATGCTTGCGAGACGATGGGTGCCATCACTGTGATTTGTACGGATAAGACAGGTACATTGACTCAAAATCTGATGCAAGTTTATGAACCGAGTTTCTATGGTTTGAAAAATGGCGGAGAAGTCGGTGAAGATGATATCAGCAAATTGGTGGTGGAAGGTATTAGTACCAATTCTACAGCTTTTCTGGAAGAGATAGCCGAAGGTGAAAAACCGAAAGGAGTAGGGAATCCGACAGAGGTAGCCTTGCTTTTATGGTTGAACAGCAGGAACAGGGATTATCTGGAATTACGTGAGAATGCTCCGGTTGTGGATCAGTTGACTTTCTCTACCGAACGTAAATTCATGGCGACTTTGGTGAAGTCTCCTTTGATGGGTAAGAAGGTATTGTACGTGAAAGGTGCTCCTGAAATTGTTTTAGGCAAATGTAAAGATGTTATTCTGGATGGCAAACGGGTCGATGCGGTAGAGTATCGCTCTACGGTAGAAAAACAATTGCTGGGTTATCAGAACATGGCGATGCGTACCCTTGGTTTTGCTTTCAAGATCGTAGAAGATACGGATACAAGAGATTGTGTGGAATTGGTTGCCGATCATGATTTGTCATTCCTGGGTGTGGTTGCTATCAGTGATCCTATTCGTCAGGATGTGCCTGCGGCGGTATCGAAATGCCAGTCGGCCGGTATCGATATCAAGATTGTAACGGGAGATACACCGGGTACGGCTACGGAAATTGCACGCCAGATTGGTCTGTGGAAACCGGAAGATACGGAACGTAACCGGATAACAGGTGCTGCCTTTGCGGAACTGGCAGATGAAGAAGCACTCGACCGTGTGATGGATCTGAAAATTATGTCGCGTGCGCGGCCTACAGATAAGCAACGCCTGGTACAGTTGTTACAACAAAAAGGTGCGGTGGTAGCCGTAACGGGAGACGGTACGAATGATGCCCCTGCATTGAACCATGCACAGGTGGGTCTGTCTATGGGTACGGGAACGTCAGTGGCCAAGGAAGCCAGTGATATAACTCTGCTTGACGATTCTTTTAATAGTATCGGCACTGCCGTGATGTGGGGACGTTCGCTGTACAAGAATATCCAACGTTTCATCGTTTTCCAGTTGACTATTAATTTTGTGGCCTTGCTTATCGTTTTGCTTGGCTCCTTGATAGGTACGGAATTACCGCTTACTGTAACTCAAATGTTATGGGTAAATCTTATTATGGATACTTTTGCCGCTTTGGCTCTGGCTTCTATTCCGCCCAGCGAGAGTGTCATGCAAGAGAAGCCTCGCAGTAGCAATGACTTTATTATTTCGAAAGCCATGCGCTCCTATATTTTAGGTGTAGGTGGTGCTTTCCTGATTATACTCATGGGAATGTTGTACTGGTTTAATCATGCCGAGGGCGGTATGACACCGGAACGCCTGACCATATTCTTCACATTTTTCGTGATGCTGCAATTCTGGAACCTTTTCAATGCGCGTGTGTTTGGTACTACAGACTCCGCTTTCAAAGGGATTTCCAAATCGTATGGTATGGAACTGATAGTACTTGCTATCTTAATAGGACAGTTCCTTATTGTACAATTCGGTGGTGCCGTATTCCGTACTGTGCCGCTTGATTTAGTCACTTGGGTGATTATTATTGCTTCCACTTCACTGGTATTATGGGTGGGTGAGGCGATACGTTTCATCCGACGTTTAACTCAGAAGTAA
- a CDS encoding DUF2975 domain-containing protein: MKKIRILALLVIVVFVAEVIMSNGTADFRRGWNSAGNSRELKFSTVDISIKAEKTIAVDSLFNSVIQQNVPCRMSSLETEIQPSFINKLILMLAFPLVLFALYGFYCMIRVVISVSRGKVFTRENVNRMHLFVYSIILLGICMETYEYLLHKDAVSQIQFSGYELTSYALTFSWFSYLILALFTEIFAVGVKMKEEQDLTI, encoded by the coding sequence ATGAAAAAAATTAGAATATTAGCTTTATTGGTGATAGTAGTGTTCGTTGCCGAAGTGATAATGTCAAACGGAACAGCCGATTTCAGACGTGGCTGGAACAGTGCAGGTAATAGTAGGGAACTTAAATTCTCAACCGTAGATATTTCGATTAAAGCTGAAAAAACCATAGCAGTTGATTCCTTGTTTAATAGTGTCATTCAACAGAATGTACCTTGCAGGATGTCTTCTCTGGAGACGGAAATACAACCGTCATTTATTAATAAACTGATTTTGATGTTGGCTTTTCCTCTTGTACTTTTTGCTCTTTATGGATTTTATTGTATGATTAGGGTGGTTATTTCAGTGAGCCGTGGGAAGGTATTCACACGCGAAAATGTAAACCGCATGCATCTTTTTGTCTATTCGATAATACTCCTCGGCATTTGTATGGAGACTTACGAATATCTTCTGCACAAGGATGCTGTATCCCAGATTCAGTTTAGTGGTTATGAGCTGACATCTTATGCGTTAACGTTCTCTTGGTTCTCGTACTTGATACTGGCATTGTTTACCGAGATATTTGCCGTGGGTGTGAAGATGAAAGAAGAACAAGACCTGACCATTTAA
- a CDS encoding M28 family peptidase, producing the protein MKRNYTLIPLCLVLLAFIACSNNTKKASDDTEATAENAVKVPLFNADSAYQYVKAQVDFGPRVPNTKAHVDCGNYLADKLTEFGAKVTNQYVDLPAYTGTLLKARNIIGSYKPDTKKRIALFSHWDSRPWADADPDPKNHNTPILGANDGASGVGVLLEIARHLQKQLPEMGIDIIFVDAEDYGTHRAYNGPHKEEYWALGSQYWARNPHVQGYTARFGILLDMVGGKNPEFRYESLSHNVAPNVNEKVWKTANALGFGRYFAQKEGGFVTDDHTFINKYSKVPTIDIVPYYPEGDFFEHWHTVKDDMDAIDKATLQAVGQTVMQVIYNEK; encoded by the coding sequence ATGAAACGGAATTATACTCTCATCCCTTTATGCCTGGTATTGCTTGCATTCATAGCATGCAGCAACAACACCAAGAAGGCAAGTGACGACACGGAAGCAACTGCCGAAAACGCAGTCAAGGTCCCACTGTTCAATGCAGACAGTGCTTATCAGTATGTAAAAGCACAGGTTGACTTCGGACCACGCGTTCCCAATACGAAGGCACATGTGGATTGTGGCAATTATCTGGCAGACAAACTGACCGAATTCGGTGCAAAGGTTACTAACCAATATGTAGACTTACCTGCCTATACCGGTACGTTACTAAAAGCCCGGAATATTATTGGTTCCTACAAACCGGATACGAAAAAGCGTATCGCCCTCTTTTCTCACTGGGACAGCCGCCCATGGGCGGACGCTGATCCGGATCCTAAAAATCATAATACTCCGATCTTAGGTGCTAATGATGGTGCCAGCGGTGTAGGCGTATTATTGGAAATAGCACGCCATTTGCAGAAACAGTTACCGGAAATGGGTATCGATATCATTTTTGTAGATGCTGAAGATTATGGGACACACCGTGCTTACAACGGTCCGCATAAAGAGGAATACTGGGCGCTCGGTTCACAATATTGGGCACGCAATCCACATGTGCAAGGATATACTGCACGCTTCGGTATACTGCTGGATATGGTAGGAGGCAAGAACCCGGAGTTCCGCTATGAAAGTTTGTCTCATAATGTGGCTCCTAACGTGAATGAAAAAGTCTGGAAAACGGCCAATGCTTTAGGCTTCGGACGTTATTTTGCACAGAAAGAAGGTGGCTTCGTAACAGATGACCATACATTCATCAACAAATATTCCAAAGTCCCGACCATTGATATTGTTCCTTATTATCCTGAAGGTGATTTCTTTGAGCATTGGCACACCGTGAAAGATGACATGGATGCCATTGATAAGGCTACATTGCAAGCAGTAGGACAAACAGTAATGCAAGTCATCTACAACGAGAAATAA
- a CDS encoding SufE family protein, translating into MSINELQDEVIDEFSDFDDWMDRYQLLIDLGNEQEPLDEKYKTEQNLIEGCQSRVWLQADEEDGKVIFKAESDALIVKGIISLLMKVLSGHTPDEILNADLYFIDKIGLKEHLSPTRSNGLLSMVKQMRMYALAFKAKDSSK; encoded by the coding sequence ATGAGTATCAACGAACTTCAAGACGAGGTGATTGACGAATTCAGCGACTTTGACGACTGGATGGATCGCTATCAACTCCTCATAGACTTAGGAAACGAGCAGGAACCGCTCGACGAAAAATATAAAACGGAACAGAATCTGATTGAAGGGTGTCAGAGCCGTGTATGGTTACAAGCTGATGAAGAAGATGGAAAAGTGATCTTCAAAGCAGAAAGCGACGCTTTGATTGTGAAAGGTATCATTTCGTTGCTGATGAAAGTCCTTTCCGGGCACACACCGGACGAAATTCTAAATGCCGATCTTTATTTTATTGATAAGATAGGATTGAAAGAACATCTTTCACCTACTCGTAGCAATGGTTTGCTGTCTATGGTGAAGCAGATGCGAATGTATGCGCTGGCTTTCAAGGCGAAAGATAGCAGTAAATAA
- a CDS encoding DUF2975 domain-containing protein, with the protein MKRRLNILCVIVLLVLGYSVLETTYYVGLGIKTGIEKGIDSKIDAKAKEEISNVQVVQLVPKDLGGDILIDSVYNEKSGKYVPAAYGQMIVSVNTQPSVLSRIVSLLILIVNYVAIVWAVVLFIRLIVSINKSDIFNWKNVRRLRRLGVLLIIGFVCTFLLAFLSFHNVEKVFSVTGYSLSMADMVHITSLVLGISALIVAEVFAIGLKMKEEQDLTI; encoded by the coding sequence ATGAAAAGAAGATTGAATATTCTTTGCGTGATCGTATTACTTGTGCTGGGTTATTCGGTTTTAGAGACTACTTATTATGTCGGCTTGGGAATTAAAACCGGGATCGAGAAAGGTATTGACTCCAAGATTGATGCAAAAGCTAAAGAAGAGATTAGCAATGTGCAAGTCGTGCAGCTGGTACCAAAAGATTTGGGTGGAGATATCTTGATTGACTCTGTTTACAATGAGAAATCCGGTAAATATGTGCCTGCTGCTTACGGACAAATGATTGTAAGTGTGAATACTCAACCGAGTGTCTTATCAAGAATTGTTTCTCTCCTGATTCTTATTGTAAACTATGTTGCTATTGTCTGGGCTGTAGTACTTTTTATCCGTCTTATTGTGTCAATTAATAAATCCGACATATTCAACTGGAAGAATGTCCGCCGGCTTAGACGTTTAGGAGTACTGCTTATTATTGGTTTTGTATGTACCTTCCTTCTTGCGTTTCTGAGTTTTCATAACGTGGAAAAGGTCTTTTCAGTGACAGGTTATTCATTGAGTATGGCAGATATGGTGCATATTACTTCGCTGGTATTGGGGATTTCGGCCTTGATTGTGGCAGAAGTATTTGCTATTGGACTGAAGATGAAGGAAGAACAGGATTTGACGATTTAA
- a CDS encoding S66 peptidase family protein, translated as MSSLIFPPYVQKGDRVIILSPSSKIDKSFLKGAQKRLKSWGLEVVMAKHAGSSHGTYGGSIKQRVEDLQDALDDEKAKIILCSRGGYGAVHLLGKLDFTRFRKHPKWLIGFSDITALHNVLQKEGFASLHALMARHLTVEPEDDFCALALKDILFGHFNPETAESVETLENGFNYICPGHKLNHKGTANGILRGGNLSVFYGLRGTPYDIPAKGTILFIEDVGERPHAVERMIYNLKLGGILEKLSGLIIGQFTEYEENKSLGKDLYGAIADLVKEYDYPVCFNFPVGHVSMNLPMINGAEVTLETGKKEVKLSINLDKE; from the coding sequence ATGAGCAGCCTTATTTTTCCACCATACGTACAAAAAGGTGATCGCGTCATCATCCTTTCTCCTTCCAGCAAGATAGACAAGTCTTTTTTGAAAGGAGCCCAAAAACGTTTGAAGTCCTGGGGACTGGAAGTAGTAATGGCTAAACATGCCGGTAGTTCACACGGAACGTATGGGGGTAGCATCAAGCAACGGGTGGAGGACTTGCAGGATGCCCTGGATGATGAAAAAGCCAAAATCATTCTCTGTAGCCGTGGTGGATACGGGGCAGTGCACTTGTTAGGGAAACTTGATTTTACCCGTTTCCGTAAACATCCCAAATGGCTGATTGGTTTTAGTGATATCACTGCATTGCACAATGTACTGCAGAAAGAAGGTTTCGCATCACTCCATGCGCTGATGGCACGCCATCTGACGGTGGAACCCGAAGATGATTTCTGTGCACTGGCACTCAAAGATATTCTGTTTGGACATTTTAATCCGGAAACAGCAGAATCTGTAGAAACCTTGGAAAATGGCTTCAACTATATTTGTCCGGGACATAAACTAAATCACAAAGGAACTGCCAACGGTATTTTACGAGGTGGTAACTTGTCCGTATTTTATGGATTGCGCGGCACACCTTACGATATTCCTGCCAAAGGAACCATTCTTTTTATAGAAGATGTAGGCGAACGTCCGCATGCGGTAGAACGTATGATCTACAACCTGAAATTGGGCGGTATATTAGAAAAACTCTCCGGACTCATCATAGGCCAGTTTACGGAATATGAAGAAAATAAGTCGCTCGGTAAGGATTTGTATGGTGCCATTGCCGATCTTGTAAAAGAGTACGATTACCCCGTCTGCTTTAATTTCCCGGTAGGGCATGTCAGTATGAACCTACCCATGATAAACGGAGCAGAAGTTACGTTGGAGACCGGAAAAAAAGAAGTGAAACTAAGTATTAATTTAGATAAAGAATGA
- a CDS encoding type II CAAX endopeptidase family protein, translated as MKTAIKLAFIYLAMQILGALAVGPFTMIYAYVKYGTIDRANEFALAPTLLAGFVFMLIYLWKKGYLTKDKQLYSPVSASYLFWSAIMGISMIYLIDFLMSHLTFLPDWLSNTFDLLQSGWLGILCVAILGPILEELLFRGAVTKVLLKKYNPLTAILISGLIFGIFHMNPAQVVGATLIGFILAWIYYKTHSLIPCILIHIMNNSLSVYLALKFPDVEYSSELIGEKAYLTGLVITFLLFILSWRMMNSYKLSNTTIEV; from the coding sequence ATGAAAACTGCAATAAAACTGGCTTTTATCTACTTGGCGATGCAAATTCTCGGGGCATTGGCAGTGGGGCCGTTTACTATGATTTATGCGTACGTAAAATACGGTACTATAGACAGAGCAAATGAATTTGCTTTAGCTCCTACTCTGCTGGCAGGATTTGTTTTTATGCTGATCTATTTATGGAAAAAAGGTTATCTGACGAAAGATAAGCAATTGTATTCACCTGTGTCTGCAAGCTATTTATTCTGGAGTGCCATAATGGGGATTTCCATGATTTACCTGATTGACTTTCTAATGTCTCATCTCACATTTTTGCCTGACTGGCTGAGTAATACTTTTGACTTACTGCAATCCGGTTGGCTAGGTATTCTTTGTGTAGCTATATTGGGACCCATTTTGGAGGAGCTGCTATTTCGTGGAGCAGTCACTAAAGTTCTTTTGAAAAAGTATAATCCGTTGACAGCTATTCTGATATCCGGTTTGATATTCGGTATCTTTCATATGAATCCGGCACAGGTGGTAGGAGCGACGCTGATCGGTTTTATTCTTGCATGGATCTATTACAAGACACATAGTCTGATACCTTGTATCTTGATTCACATTATGAACAACAGTCTTTCTGTTTATCTTGCTCTCAAATTTCCGGATGTGGAATATAGCAGTGAATTGATTGGAGAAAAAGCTTATCTGACAGGTCTCGTAATTACTTTCCTTTTGTTTATATTGTCCTGGCGAATGATGAATTCCTATAAATTATCTAATACAACTATTGAAGTATGA